In Kwoniella newhampshirensis strain CBS 13917 chromosome 2, whole genome shotgun sequence, one DNA window encodes the following:
- a CDS encoding mitochondrial 54S ribosomal protein mL49: MFPRPPLLAAGRSVMTRGRRPPPARSSPNAIPSSSKILDPLSTSASTTSASTASSSASSSSSSSIMGDGSIKEGGGSYHVGRSSGGELPVYSKFRNGGGVTTIVRKVETLQSQLNAYFAQSHIDPFSHPPSVTIRPTNGHLQVKGHWVEEVKGWLEGKGF; encoded by the exons ATGTTCCCTCGTCCACCCCTCCTTGCGGCCGGTCGATCAGTGATGACCCGAGGCCgacgtcctcctccagcaCGTTCTTCCCCCAACGCgatcccttcatcatccaaaATTCTCGATCCGCTCTCAACGTCAGCCTCAACTACATCAGCGTCAACTGCATCTTCATCggcgtcttcatcgtcgtcgtcgtcgattatgggagatgggagcatcaaagaaggaggaggctCGTATCATGTTGGAAGAAGTTCGGGTGGTGAACTGCCTGTTTATTCGAAATTCAGGAATGGAGGTGGGGTGACTACTATCGTCAGAAaagtggaa ACTCTTCAATCGCAACTCAATGCCTATTTCGCTCAATCACATATCGACCCTttctcccatcctcccAGCGTGACGATCCGACCGACAAATGGCCATCTGCAAGTCAAAGGTCActgggtggaggaggtgaaaggTTGGTTGGAGGGTAAAGGATTCTAG